The following coding sequences are from one Halobellus litoreus window:
- a CDS encoding IS5 family transposase, which produces MKPLPKSQILRFTEKAIHLARRAVSRYSSKFSKRRYTLPQHVVLLCLKVRKNTTYRGLLDELIEMPRIRRVLGLAELPAPSTLCKAFNRLDMAVWRVILTLSTTLLPTSGVVGVDASGFDRSHASKHYTKRAELTIQQLKMTLLVDTKVNAILDLHVTTTRKHDSQIAPSLIKRNPENIDVLLGDKGYDDQKIRRLARQHKVRPLIKHREFTSLHKAWNARLDADLYGQRSQSETVNSTLKRKFGSFVRSRRWWKQFRELTIACLIHNIDRSL; this is translated from the coding sequence ATGAAACCCCTTCCGAAGTCGCAAATTCTCCGTTTTACTGAGAAGGCGATCCATCTGGCACGCCGAGCGGTCTCTCGATACTCCTCGAAATTTTCCAAACGTCGTTATACACTCCCGCAGCACGTTGTTCTGCTCTGTCTCAAAGTTCGGAAAAACACGACCTATCGTGGTCTACTTGACGAATTGATCGAGATGCCACGCATTCGTCGCGTCCTCGGATTAGCTGAACTTCCCGCACCATCAACGCTCTGTAAGGCGTTCAATCGACTTGATATGGCTGTCTGGCGTGTTATATTGACTCTCTCAACGACGCTACTTCCGACGAGCGGAGTTGTTGGAGTTGATGCGTCAGGGTTTGACCGCAGTCACGCTTCGAAACACTACACGAAACGAGCTGAACTCACGATTCAGCAGCTCAAAATGACGCTGCTGGTCGATACGAAAGTGAACGCAATCCTCGACCTCCACGTAACGACGACACGAAAACACGATAGCCAGATCGCCCCGTCATTGATCAAGCGCAACCCCGAGAATATTGATGTTCTACTCGGTGACAAAGGCTACGACGACCAGAAAATCAGACGACTTGCCCGTCAACACAAGGTTCGTCCACTGATCAAGCATCGTGAGTTCACATCGCTCCATAAGGCATGGAACGCGCGCTTAGATGCTGATCTTTACGGCCAGCGGAGTCAATCCGAGACAGTTAACTCTACGCTCAAGCGGAAGTTTGGTTCGTTTGTCCGGTCACGACGCTGGTGGAAACAGTTTCGGGAACTCACCATCGCCTGTCTCATTCATAATATAGACCGATCACTCTGA
- a CDS encoding ribbon-helix-helix domain-containing protein has protein sequence MRPKIPDQLAERIQQAYESAGYGTESEFVRDAIRRRLEEVEPSNSIPSETRSHDFEYTSPKSTSLQFKNDEYPPIYVRPEGSRIGNRANEGSLLVLSIDDQDIESEDITGPVEELDVVADCRLTREDPWDRKTETDGWIEIRLAADHVSGTDLDTVVDTILTTIDEAIVGAKSWKNPHKELEDALERHIDN, from the coding sequence ATGAGGCCAAAGATACCAGATCAACTCGCAGAACGGATCCAGCAAGCATACGAATCAGCCGGATACGGCACCGAATCGGAATTTGTTCGGGACGCTATCCGCCGACGGCTTGAGGAAGTGGAGCCATCAAACAGTATTCCATCCGAAACTCGGAGCCACGACTTCGAGTATACCTCGCCTAAGTCTACGTCACTACAGTTCAAAAACGATGAGTACCCGCCGATCTACGTCCGGCCAGAAGGATCCCGGATTGGAAACCGTGCCAACGAGGGCAGTCTGCTTGTTCTTTCAATCGACGATCAGGACATCGAATCCGAGGATATCACTGGACCTGTCGAGGAGTTAGACGTAGTTGCAGATTGCAGGCTCACACGAGAGGATCCGTGGGACCGCAAGACAGAGACTGACGGATGGATCGAAATCCGACTCGCAGCCGACCACGTGAGTGGTACAGACCTCGACACGGTGGTTGATACAATTCTCACGACAATTGACGAGGCGATTGTCGGCGCTAAGAGCTGGAAGAATCCGCACAAAGAGCTAGAAGATGCCCTCGAACGACACATCGACAACTAA
- a CDS encoding DUF7521 family protein — MAEPPEFWSFLVANSLLFIAGGALTALSYRAYIRVQESSLRLASGGFALITFGGLLDIIYQLGIRRDYNLAARESLALQTIDSLLITAGLVVIFYALSRY, encoded by the coding sequence ATGGCTGAGCCGCCGGAGTTCTGGAGTTTCCTCGTAGCCAATTCACTCTTGTTCATCGCCGGAGGGGCCTTGACGGCGCTCAGCTATCGAGCCTACATTCGCGTCCAGGAAAGCAGCCTCCGTCTCGCATCAGGAGGCTTCGCACTCATCACGTTCGGTGGACTCCTCGACATCATTTATCAACTCGGTATTCGGCGGGACTACAATCTTGCCGCCCGTGAATCGCTCGCGCTTCAAACGATCGATAGCCTGCTCATTACCGCGGGACTCGTCGTTATCTTCTATGCGCTTTCTCGATACTGA
- a CDS encoding UvrD-helicase domain-containing protein → MQTDGSSSKPLPDPPVKDPDWSTFDEIKAYVSESRSILGRIVLPDMIWKQFFVPTSVDAETLSEYRGHVVSQYDQIVELCREATNQLQSKSSIENIGRQSVLSGECLDKIDQSCYPASADIQPNEQAVSRQIAIIETALEREKRVLSVVEQLLLKPTAAFLTREEREFVATAQRFLSYSVNLGESRLHTLKTQRERAKRVTQLKNRVRSWEQKYQRLKTRGQSLVQLDEYPRNNEVLSDATKLFEKIALEFDSMTEPVEHPLEQQQDLNIVISQTGRKLDHPVVSRCHNLLMTVSQLIWDLKKAPREYALNEYETVIDSVLEIESNILDKNTFHTSQSGHTTIRLTEERLTRIAESQFPASVEPQDQYKALQEYILAIETAVADEKNILTQIERILSGPEASSLEEEEVTDLRSARTLLRHSVEVGEKRHQRLESQRQTTISTLEKEIADWEQSHDELKQQSTPYLEVEQYLADDNLLTQLKQLRDEIAATHQVSVDSQIQHPVAERSRSLQRALSELHEDLKQSRVQYARKQFEHTYEAVDEGIAELHQQLTPARSNGKKLTDVQELRDQIETLRQSIKNFQQAVYSDQIKTHRLNTLLRHTTQLDEFEAFIEAKTTFDKLFDECLAAFQTLKTDAAPYLNYRQYLTESVYSRLCTQTELIKRDLTDLRQQVDFSLLADADIQRVDTLEQGIQTIQSELRPSEYNPEFVERERKRCADLFSAIGDTELDLTPEQQKAVIRNGTYNQVIAAAGTGKTLTLTTRVAYLIQHQSVDPTEILVLAYTKEAADEMRTRLQDQFGITAVPVKTIHSFGYGLIQESQDGFVESIDPNEQRNVVDRQISQARKQDTSSEFLEHYYEFLVHFDDVYYDEADFDTREEYVDARQKQTYVTLRGTEVKSRAEKLIADFLYTHQVEYRYEDRATWADSDPEKAGYTPDFYLPQYDLYIEHWGVDESGSVAAWFSQSSAEYREKIAWARTQFTDTDYTLVGTYEFEHEADRLKQGLRHRLTNHGVKLDRLDFEELVDSAFEYNHREGWIKTRFVNFIENAKRFEFTPSEIETQLSEANPRQYHFGHCGIHLLQEYARYLTRNGLVDFQDMVHDAVDTIQQDPESYTDRYEHLLVDEFQDIGKGKLDLIQELTGTDGAKLFAVGDDWQSIYSFQGAVVEYFTDFAEYFDDPIRTDLTTNFRSPSTAVTAGNALIENNSTQLTKTVRSAVDRETTPSVHVLRGYQFYDYVRRVRKYTVDLVAEYLADGAAPDDIMILCRYDDAVPHLTEIKDGLQAQQIPYIGKSDQYHGPDNNEDGVAVYSLYQAKGREADHIILVHAAEGPYGFPSNRRQGELLSPVQPITVGGIEEERRAFYVAVTRSKRTLDILTRGDHQSRFLDEIDDYTETVDAGHVEPLDEVGKSMTVTARVKQLLDPFTKQHQRGILSDRYGGSARFVSWASDDPPTLERGQWYRLSNLKVSEFKDEKELVWNTRSSLQAISDVSTLDDVPEREQPDNP, encoded by the coding sequence GTGCAGACGGACGGATCTTCTTCAAAACCGCTTCCTGATCCCCCGGTCAAGGATCCTGATTGGAGTACATTTGACGAAATCAAGGCCTACGTCTCTGAATCAAGGTCAATTCTAGGACGGATTGTGCTTCCGGATATGATCTGGAAGCAGTTTTTTGTTCCTACGAGTGTTGACGCCGAAACGTTATCCGAGTATAGAGGCCACGTGGTGAGCCAGTATGATCAAATCGTTGAACTATGCCGTGAAGCTACAAATCAGTTACAGAGTAAGAGCAGTATTGAAAATATTGGCCGACAGTCTGTACTTTCGGGGGAGTGTCTTGATAAGATTGACCAGTCTTGTTATCCCGCATCTGCTGATATACAGCCAAATGAACAGGCAGTCTCCAGACAGATCGCAATCATTGAGACAGCTCTGGAAAGAGAAAAAAGAGTACTCTCGGTCGTTGAGCAACTTCTCTTGAAGCCGACTGCGGCTTTTTTAACTCGTGAAGAACGTGAGTTCGTAGCTACAGCTCAGAGATTTCTCAGTTACTCTGTGAATCTGGGTGAATCACGGCTACACACGTTAAAAACGCAACGTGAAAGAGCGAAGAGGGTGACACAGCTCAAGAATCGAGTGAGATCCTGGGAACAAAAATACCAGCGACTGAAAACCCGGGGCCAGTCGCTTGTTCAACTCGATGAATATCCGCGAAATAACGAGGTGCTCAGCGACGCGACAAAGTTATTCGAGAAGATTGCGTTGGAGTTTGATTCGATGACTGAGCCGGTTGAGCACCCGTTAGAGCAACAGCAGGATCTAAACATAGTTATCTCACAGACAGGAAGGAAACTTGATCATCCGGTCGTAAGCCGGTGTCATAACTTACTAATGACCGTCTCGCAGTTGATTTGGGACTTAAAAAAAGCACCACGAGAATACGCACTGAACGAATATGAGACGGTTATTGACTCAGTTTTAGAAATCGAGTCAAACATCCTGGATAAAAACACATTTCACACTAGCCAGTCGGGCCACACCACAATTCGTCTTACTGAAGAACGATTAACGAGGATTGCCGAGTCTCAGTTCCCAGCCTCAGTGGAGCCACAAGACCAGTACAAGGCACTACAGGAATATATCTTAGCTATCGAGACAGCAGTCGCGGATGAAAAAAATATCCTCACACAAATCGAACGCATCCTTTCCGGGCCAGAGGCCAGTTCTCTCGAAGAAGAAGAGGTTACAGATCTTCGCTCTGCTCGAACGCTACTTCGGCACTCCGTAGAAGTTGGGGAGAAGCGTCATCAGCGGCTTGAATCCCAGCGTCAAACCACCATCTCAACTTTGGAAAAAGAGATAGCTGATTGGGAACAGTCACACGATGAATTAAAACAGCAGAGTACACCGTATCTTGAAGTTGAACAATATCTGGCTGACGACAACCTACTTACCCAACTGAAACAGCTACGTGACGAGATCGCAGCAACACACCAAGTCTCCGTTGACAGCCAGATCCAACATCCAGTCGCTGAACGTTCCCGTTCACTACAGCGTGCCTTGTCCGAATTACACGAGGATCTCAAACAATCACGGGTACAGTACGCCCGCAAGCAGTTTGAGCACACATATGAAGCAGTTGACGAGGGCATAGCGGAACTCCACCAGCAACTCACCCCGGCTCGAAGTAACGGAAAAAAACTGACCGATGTTCAGGAACTTAGAGATCAGATTGAGACGCTTCGCCAGTCAATCAAGAACTTTCAGCAAGCGGTATATAGCGACCAGATCAAGACACACCGACTTAATACCTTACTCAGGCACACGACGCAACTCGATGAATTTGAGGCATTCATCGAAGCGAAAACCACCTTCGATAAACTATTTGATGAGTGTTTAGCGGCGTTTCAGACGCTGAAAACCGACGCTGCACCATATCTTAATTATAGACAGTATTTAACGGAGTCTGTATATAGCCGCCTTTGTACGCAGACGGAACTGATCAAAAGGGATCTCACTGATCTCCGACAACAAGTTGACTTTTCTCTATTGGCGGACGCTGACATACAGCGTGTTGATACACTTGAACAAGGCATACAGACGATCCAATCGGAGCTACGCCCATCTGAGTATAATCCGGAGTTCGTTGAACGAGAACGAAAGCGGTGTGCAGATCTATTCTCCGCAATCGGTGATACTGAGTTAGACCTCACACCGGAGCAACAGAAGGCGGTGATTCGCAACGGGACGTATAATCAAGTGATCGCCGCCGCTGGCACCGGGAAAACACTCACACTCACAACACGAGTTGCGTACCTCATCCAGCACCAGAGTGTCGATCCCACAGAGATCCTTGTTCTTGCGTATACCAAGGAAGCGGCTGACGAAATGCGTACACGGTTACAAGATCAGTTCGGGATCACTGCCGTGCCGGTCAAGACGATTCACTCGTTTGGCTACGGGCTTATCCAGGAGTCTCAAGACGGCTTTGTTGAGTCGATTGATCCAAACGAACAGCGCAACGTAGTTGACCGGCAGATCAGCCAAGCCCGCAAACAAGACACTTCATCGGAGTTCTTAGAGCACTACTACGAGTTCCTCGTGCACTTTGACGATGTGTACTACGATGAAGCGGACTTCGACACCCGCGAGGAGTACGTGGACGCCCGCCAGAAGCAGACGTACGTGACGCTGCGAGGTACTGAGGTGAAGTCACGGGCTGAGAAACTGATCGCTGATTTCCTCTATACGCACCAGGTTGAGTACCGGTATGAGGACCGGGCGACGTGGGCTGACTCGGATCCTGAAAAGGCTGGGTATACCCCTGACTTCTATCTGCCACAGTATGATCTGTACATCGAACACTGGGGGGTTGACGAGTCCGGGTCGGTAGCGGCGTGGTTCTCACAAAGTTCCGCGGAGTACCGTGAGAAAATCGCGTGGGCGCGGACCCAGTTCACCGATACCGACTACACGCTGGTTGGAACCTACGAATTCGAACACGAAGCCGATCGGCTCAAACAGGGTCTTCGACATCGACTCACGAACCACGGCGTCAAGCTGGACCGGTTGGATTTCGAGGAATTGGTCGATTCGGCGTTTGAGTACAATCACCGCGAAGGATGGATTAAAACCCGGTTTGTTAATTTCATTGAGAACGCGAAGCGATTCGAGTTTACACCCTCTGAGATCGAAACCCAGCTTTCGGAAGCGAATCCGCGGCAGTACCACTTTGGACACTGCGGCATTCACCTTTTACAGGAGTATGCGCGCTACCTCACGCGGAACGGATTAGTTGACTTCCAGGATATGGTGCACGACGCCGTCGATACCATTCAACAAGATCCGGAGTCCTACACCGACCGGTATGAGCATCTACTCGTGGATGAGTTTCAGGATATCGGGAAGGGGAAACTCGATCTGATTCAAGAACTAACCGGAACAGACGGCGCGAAGCTGTTCGCTGTGGGCGATGATTGGCAGAGCATCTACTCGTTTCAAGGGGCAGTCGTTGAGTACTTCACAGACTTTGCCGAGTACTTCGACGACCCGATCCGGACAGATCTCACGACGAACTTCCGATCGCCTTCGACAGCTGTCACAGCAGGGAACGCGTTGATCGAAAACAACTCAACCCAGCTTACGAAGACGGTCCGATCAGCGGTTGACCGAGAGACGACCCCCAGCGTCCACGTACTGCGTGGCTACCAGTTCTACGATTACGTCCGTCGTGTCCGTAAGTATACCGTTGATCTCGTGGCCGAGTACCTCGCAGACGGCGCAGCACCAGACGATATTATGATTCTGTGTCGGTACGATGATGCTGTCCCGCATCTCACCGAAATCAAAGATGGACTGCAAGCACAGCAGATCCCGTACATCGGCAAATCCGACCAATACCACGGCCCAGACAATAACGAAGATGGGGTGGCTGTCTATTCGCTGTACCAAGCCAAAGGCCGGGAAGCAGACCACATCATTCTCGTTCACGCCGCAGAAGGCCCCTACGGCTTCCCATCGAACCGTCGTCAAGGCGAACTTCTCTCCCCGGTTCAACCCATAACTGTCGGCGGCATCGAAGAGGAACGCCGTGCGTTTTACGTCGCAGTCACGCGAAGCAAACGAACACTCGACATCCTCACCCGCGGTGACCACCAGTCGAGATTCCTCGACGAAATCGACGACTACACTGAAACCGTCGATGCCGGACACGTGGAACCGCTTGACGAAGTTGGTAAATCAATGACTGTTACAGCGCGCGTTAAGCAGTTACTCGACCCGTTCACGAAACAACACCAGAGAGGCATTCTAAGCGACCGATACGGCGGGTCTGCACGATTTGTCTCTTGGGCAAGCGATGATCCACCCACTCTTGAACGAGGCCAGTGGTATCGACTGTCCAATCTGAAAGTCAGTGAGTTCAAAGACGAAAAAGAACTAGTTTGGAATACAAGAAGCAGTCTACAGGCAATCTCAGACGTTTCGACACTGGATGACGTACCCGAGAGAGAACAGCCAGACAATCCTTAG
- a CDS encoding DUF502 domain-containing protein, with amino-acid sequence MPEHFGHQNSSNNPGKTAALIDRLIQARICLKKRISTEPIETVIDGTDHLRTPVRVETWPGMYMTGFKTGNRASDGRVVVFIPTAPNITTGFVVELAREDVRELDESTEDALIRIISCGFGEAPQQEAPNEDDRTSNSSSPRATD; translated from the coding sequence CTGCCTGAACACTTCGGCCATCAAAATAGCTCCAACAACCCCGGAAAGACCGCAGCTCTCATTGACCGGCTAATTCAGGCGAGAATATGTCTAAAGAAGAGGATTTCAACAGAGCCGATTGAGACGGTTATTGACGGGACTGACCACCTACGCACGCCGGTGCGGGTAGAAACGTGGCCCGGGATGTATATGACCGGATTCAAGACGGGGAATCGTGCGTCAGATGGCCGTGTTGTAGTATTCATTCCGACGGCACCGAATATCACAACAGGATTTGTCGTTGAACTTGCGCGAGAGGACGTCAGGGAACTCGACGAATCCACTGAGGATGCCCTCATCCGCATTATCAGTTGCGGGTTTGGAGAAGCCCCACAACAGGAGGCCCCAAACGAAGATGACCGAACATCGAACTCATCATCACCTAGGGCGACTGACTAA
- a CDS encoding type I restriction enzyme HsdR N-terminal domain-containing protein, which produces MTESEVEQIDVLAHTLNDIGSRIKREHSEREVELIFLNQGFFQSLGFEHVGNHLRSEFTLPSQKKVDFVTSGKSDNYRDSQTVVYEFKSPDKSLIKYQSQLFDYMNEISANYGVLTNGTRMRLYSNSPKGPESVYTPIELESADVDDASVLITPLSYLSIEERNLRSDAAYAAEEVLKTIPPKVQIDYTEEQLNIFAKHFSKFLRDKYQRKREHS; this is translated from the coding sequence ATGACCGAATCAGAAGTTGAACAAATAGATGTGCTCGCTCACACTTTGAATGATATTGGTTCACGAATTAAGAGAGAGCACTCGGAGCGTGAGGTTGAATTGATATTTTTGAATCAGGGATTCTTTCAATCACTTGGGTTTGAACACGTTGGGAATCACCTGCGAAGTGAATTTACCCTGCCAAGCCAGAAGAAGGTCGATTTCGTTACGAGCGGGAAATCTGACAACTACCGGGATTCACAAACGGTCGTGTATGAGTTCAAATCACCCGATAAATCGCTCATCAAGTACCAATCGCAACTGTTTGACTATATGAATGAGATCTCTGCAAATTACGGCGTGCTAACTAACGGAACCAGAATGCGGCTGTACTCGAACTCTCCGAAGGGCCCGGAAAGCGTATACACCCCAATTGAGCTAGAATCTGCCGATGTAGACGATGCAAGCGTGCTCATTACCCCCTTGAGTTATCTTAGTATTGAGGAACGAAATCTCAGATCAGATGCTGCATATGCCGCCGAAGAGGTGCTAAAAACTATACCACCAAAGGTTCAGATCGACTACACAGAAGAACAACTGAACATTTTCGCTAAACACTTCTCCAAATTTCTCCGTGACAAATATCAACGAAAGCGCGAACACAGCTGA
- a CDS encoding helix-turn-helix domain-containing protein, translated as MSKEWEPENVFDVLGSEIARQILALASLRPLSANKLAEHCDVSEPTIYRRIHALQEYDMLDEQMEIDDDGHHYKRFRTNLKEARFRVEDGQFGIDIQLKKDYTDKFTDFWNDLEKGAEDVSNDANPDSRHRDSSSSDLSGG; from the coding sequence GTGAGCAAAGAATGGGAGCCAGAGAACGTGTTCGACGTGCTCGGGAGCGAGATTGCTCGGCAAATTCTTGCGTTAGCCAGCCTCCGGCCCCTGTCAGCAAACAAACTGGCCGAACACTGTGATGTCTCGGAGCCAACGATCTATCGACGGATTCACGCGCTCCAAGAATACGATATGCTGGACGAGCAGATGGAAATCGACGATGACGGCCACCACTACAAGCGGTTCAGAACGAATCTCAAGGAGGCACGGTTCCGGGTTGAGGACGGGCAGTTCGGTATCGATATCCAGCTCAAGAAAGACTATACTGACAAATTCACGGACTTCTGGAACGATCTGGAGAAGGGGGCAGAAGACGTTTCGAACGATGCGAACCCAGACTCTCGTCACCGTGATAGTTCGTCGTCTGATCTCAGTGGTGGGTAA
- the pglZ gene encoding BREX-5 system phosphatase PglZ yields the protein MKSQPTTTLEDQAKAHLEDEFPDDYATAVRVVWWDDGGHLREVVRAAADRIGVGFSEAEQFPLELRRNAIDEPETPHVWYIPQAKENRDWFRDIRETGGEIELTIEQLTAELYEVNPWDVYDVERGTESDRETAANVIKTQFASGGIPRYGDLIGEIITKGEGQILEHLLEGGWPEIDKDDETIARVQKSLKDRHVAPADNAETPEEIEDVVWKWAVARWLVAEGLDVDAFPEGYGNVGSTLGDINPLKRIVDSRHSKRLAERYLSESYWGDVIESSDDAWELAACPVDGALDAALWNAWLESLEEGKYTECVERANERQEALGVYPDDIPWTTLWEQAEQVAELELRFAAWEERSQSFDPFDQYADQEDGTWKIDYGVLELEITGEPEQERLLNSHPATESLPEIRAELLETRYMNYLEEMSEAVVSSFSTGSPLAGEDAAYEWWTDNEQDLATGETVALFLIDALRLDLARELANRLREDYSIAEETRVSTLPSETKFGMAALTPGRSHRFRVKLRNGKLSVERGGQRLDNKGNRVKVLEREGWDVPDDRDSGWQHHQIAYYDKDIDDIGENELDNPESHFTSYIDELYDLITEKLENENWDRIYVVTDHGFVLLPKGTTMESISSYDGDGEVKYRRIAGDDIEDAGTGVRVTGQTPGTEYLKTSVRLLAKPRQYNSKSGLTDARYYHGGILPQECMLNFLRIEKE from the coding sequence ATGAAATCGCAACCGACGACGACACTCGAAGACCAGGCGAAAGCTCATCTAGAAGATGAATTTCCTGACGACTACGCGACAGCTGTTCGAGTCGTCTGGTGGGACGACGGAGGACACCTCCGAGAGGTCGTCCGTGCTGCTGCAGACCGGATCGGCGTGGGGTTCTCGGAGGCAGAACAGTTCCCTCTCGAATTGAGAAGAAACGCAATCGACGAACCGGAGACTCCCCACGTCTGGTACATCCCGCAAGCGAAGGAGAATCGTGACTGGTTCAGAGACATCCGTGAAACTGGCGGTGAAATCGAACTCACGATCGAACAGCTAACTGCCGAGCTGTATGAGGTCAATCCCTGGGATGTCTATGATGTTGAGCGAGGGACGGAATCTGACCGCGAAACTGCGGCGAATGTAATCAAAACTCAGTTCGCAAGCGGTGGAATTCCACGCTACGGGGACCTGATCGGTGAGATAATCACAAAGGGAGAGGGCCAGATTTTAGAACACCTCCTCGAAGGTGGATGGCCAGAAATCGACAAGGATGATGAAACGATTGCCCGAGTGCAAAAGTCGCTTAAAGACAGGCACGTCGCTCCCGCAGACAATGCTGAAACACCAGAGGAGATCGAGGACGTTGTCTGGAAGTGGGCCGTTGCTCGCTGGCTCGTCGCTGAGGGATTGGATGTCGACGCCTTCCCCGAGGGATATGGAAACGTGGGTAGCACCCTTGGCGACATCAATCCACTAAAACGGATTGTCGATTCCCGACATAGCAAGCGGTTGGCAGAGCGCTATCTGAGCGAGAGCTACTGGGGGGACGTAATCGAATCATCCGACGATGCGTGGGAGCTCGCGGCCTGTCCGGTTGATGGGGCTCTTGATGCCGCTCTGTGGAATGCTTGGCTCGAATCATTAGAAGAGGGGAAGTACACGGAGTGTGTCGAAAGGGCGAACGAACGCCAAGAAGCTCTTGGAGTGTATCCGGACGATATTCCCTGGACGACGCTCTGGGAACAAGCCGAACAGGTAGCCGAGTTGGAATTGCGGTTTGCAGCCTGGGAAGAGCGGTCCCAGTCGTTCGACCCCTTCGACCAGTATGCCGATCAGGAAGACGGAACCTGGAAGATCGACTATGGGGTGTTGGAGCTCGAGATCACAGGTGAACCCGAGCAAGAGAGACTGCTCAACTCTCACCCGGCGACGGAATCGCTCCCTGAGATTCGCGCCGAGCTCTTAGAGACGCGGTATATGAACTATCTTGAGGAGATGAGCGAGGCAGTAGTCAGTTCGTTCAGTACTGGATCGCCTCTGGCGGGGGAAGACGCTGCCTACGAGTGGTGGACTGACAACGAGCAGGATCTCGCAACAGGAGAAACAGTCGCCCTGTTTCTGATTGATGCGCTGCGATTAGACCTCGCTCGGGAGCTGGCTAACCGCCTTCGAGAAGACTATTCGATCGCCGAAGAGACCAGAGTTAGCACGCTTCCATCGGAGACCAAGTTCGGGATGGCTGCACTCACACCGGGGCGATCCCACAGGTTCCGTGTCAAACTCCGGAACGGGAAACTCTCTGTCGAACGAGGTGGCCAGCGTCTCGACAACAAAGGAAACCGAGTGAAAGTCCTTGAACGAGAGGGATGGGACGTACCGGACGATCGCGATTCCGGGTGGCAACACCACCAAATCGCCTACTACGACAAGGACATCGACGACATCGGTGAGAATGAACTCGATAATCCAGAGAGTCACTTCACCAGTTACATCGACGAACTCTACGATCTGATTACAGAGAAGCTAGAGAACGAAAACTGGGATCGAATCTACGTCGTGACGGATCACGGATTCGTCCTGCTCCCGAAGGGGACTACGATGGAATCGATTTCTAGCTACGACGGTGATGGAGAGGTCAAATATCGGCGAATCGCTGGAGACGACATCGAGGACGCCGGAACAGGTGTCCGAGTCACGGGTCAGACACCCGGAACAGAGTATCTGAAAACGTCAGTTCGATTGCTCGCCAAACCTCGACAGTACAACAGCAAAAGCGGGCTTACCGACGCCAGATATTACCACGGTGGAATCCTTCCGCAGGAATGTATGCTGAACTTCCTCCGGATTGAGAAGGAATAG
- a CDS encoding DUF7577 domain-containing protein, protein MVIHAENDLGIRLPVQDVIPNSPLREGILVELLRGIRRWISIFEVSFDIKAVLVAGGVMLIFWYGFIRPRLQRRRQSRLAIAFKSSTSEDGYSKAEDWVVICRHCGARNPISYRYCHNCINRLPATVRKSWDDDQTSDH, encoded by the coding sequence ATGGTGATACACGCGGAGAACGATTTGGGTATTAGGTTGCCAGTGCAGGATGTCATACCGAACAGTCCTCTTCGAGAGGGGATACTAGTCGAGCTTCTTCGTGGTATCCGTCGCTGGATATCGATATTCGAGGTTTCCTTCGATATCAAAGCCGTACTTGTTGCTGGTGGTGTGATGCTCATCTTCTGGTATGGTTTCATCCGGCCCCGTCTCCAGCGTCGTAGACAGTCTCGGCTAGCGATTGCGTTCAAATCCAGCACATCAGAGGATGGCTATTCAAAGGCAGAGGACTGGGTCGTTATCTGCCGTCACTGTGGCGCACGGAATCCAATCAGCTATCGATATTGCCACAATTGTATCAATCGATTACCTGCAACGGTGCGTAAATCGTGGGACGATGATCAGACATCTGACCACTGA